Proteins from a genomic interval of Deltaproteobacteria bacterium:
- a CDS encoding type II toxin-antitoxin system Phd/YefM family antitoxin: MQWINASEFKAKCLAMLDEVAKSTDGITILKRGRPIAKLIPYVSSDEKYPQNSLKGSVVIKDDVIKPVLSDSVWEVDKHNL; encoded by the coding sequence ATGCAATGGATAAATGCGTCTGAATTTAAAGCAAAGTGTTTAGCAATGCTCGATGAAGTGGCAAAGAGTACTGATGGTATAACTATTCTTAAAAGAGGACGTCCTATTGCTAAGTTAATACCTTATGTTTCGAGCGATGAAAAATATCCACAGAATTCATTAAAAGGCAGTGTTGTGATTAAAGATGATGTTATAAAGCCAGTATTGTCTGATTCAGTTTGGGAGGTAGATAAGCATAATTTATGA
- a CDS encoding type II toxin-antitoxin system VapC family toxin, whose amino-acid sequence MKIILDTHIILWWFEDTNRLSKKQKKTIENADQQNPLLISDISLWEIATLYELGRIKLKLPLRDWLMQAFAPPLVRLCGITAAIAATVASLPESFNRDPADRIITATALVHGATLVTNDERIIRSKIVSIL is encoded by the coding sequence ATGAAGATTATTTTAGACACACATATTATTTTATGGTGGTTTGAAGATACTAATAGACTATCAAAAAAGCAGAAAAAAACCATTGAAAATGCTGATCAACAAAATCCACTGTTGATTTCAGATATATCGTTATGGGAAATAGCCACTTTATATGAATTAGGCAGAATAAAACTTAAACTGCCATTACGAGATTGGCTTATGCAAGCTTTTGCGCCACCACTAGTCAGGTTATGTGGTATTACTGCCGCAATTGCTGCAACGGTTGCTTCACTACCAGAGAGTTTTAATCGAGATCCTGCCGATAGAATTATAACAGCTACCGCGCTGGTTCATGGTGCAACATTAGTTACTAATGACGAAAGAATAATAAGATCAAAAATTGTATCAATACTTTAA
- a CDS encoding 2-hydroxyacyl-CoA dehydratase: MSLIKLQHHERSQQIARLFTELRRHKIPKKTLANKIAADLSLNPTAATSSPLSLIASELRRAYTPDAFVVWRNITVPPELLNAFSSLVFFPVEAIGSLFAAQGAEQCLLIAADKIGIPRSVCNFVRTIPASQYLNICASPDFIINTAKGCEGISNVYSFAAHHYQAPHYLINVPYNAGDNINAIKYVASQLYELTHLIEKQTGETLSSANLHNSLAYAHNAYTAFKAALHLRSRYPLLDPPSVFQSLTIGVSPYYGKPEFTAFAQHMLQSYQERLQNDDQVKQQPQRRLMWMFLMPYYPNDIVEYIERDGLIRFVWEDISELNFKGCDLYDPYDDLAKHLLNSRESILPQQRFKLLLEQAEEHRIDGVVMLAMPHCGVYAMQYPLLQQLFLREQIPVLTLDACCIDSHSFNPSQVRTRIDAFSEMLLNKPLRWQ, translated from the coding sequence ATGAGTTTAATTAAGCTACAACATCATGAACGTAGTCAACAAATAGCGAGGCTATTTACCGAATTACGTCGACATAAAATACCTAAAAAAACTTTGGCCAACAAAATTGCCGCTGATCTCTCGCTTAACCCGACCGCAGCTACTTCATCACCTTTATCATTAATTGCCTCTGAATTGCGTCGCGCTTATACCCCAGATGCTTTTGTAGTCTGGCGCAATATTACCGTCCCCCCTGAATTACTTAATGCCTTTAGCAGCCTTGTCTTTTTTCCGGTTGAAGCTATCGGTTCATTATTTGCAGCTCAGGGCGCCGAGCAATGTCTGCTTATTGCTGCTGACAAAATCGGCATACCACGATCAGTATGCAATTTTGTCCGCACGATACCTGCCAGTCAATACTTAAATATTTGTGCTTCGCCAGATTTTATTATTAACACGGCTAAAGGTTGTGAAGGTATATCCAATGTATATAGTTTTGCAGCTCATCATTATCAAGCGCCACATTATTTAATTAACGTGCCCTATAATGCCGGTGATAATATTAATGCCATTAAATATGTGGCATCACAACTATATGAGTTGACTCACCTAATTGAAAAGCAAACTGGTGAAACCCTTAGTTCTGCAAACTTACACAATAGTTTAGCATACGCCCATAATGCCTATACCGCATTTAAAGCTGCACTGCATTTGCGCAGTCGCTACCCATTGCTTGATCCGCCAAGTGTCTTTCAATCACTTACCATTGGAGTTTCACCCTACTATGGTAAGCCGGAATTTACTGCCTTTGCCCAACATATGCTGCAAAGTTACCAAGAACGTTTACAAAATGATGATCAAGTTAAACAACAACCACAGCGGCGGCTTATGTGGATGTTTTTAATGCCATACTATCCCAATGATATAGTTGAATATATCGAGCGTGATGGCCTGATTCGTTTTGTATGGGAAGATATATCAGAACTTAACTTTAAAGGTTGTGATTTATATGACCCCTATGATGATTTAGCCAAACACCTACTTAATTCCCGTGAATCGATTTTACCCCAACAACGCTTTAAACTTTTATTAGAGCAAGCCGAAGAGCATCGTATTGATGGCGTGGTAATGCTAGCTATGCCTCATTGTGGAGTTTATGCTATGCAATATCCGCTTTTACAGCAATTATTCTTACGCGAACAAATACCAGTATTAACTCTTGACGCTTGTTGCATTGACTCTCATAGTTTTAATCCTTCACAAGTCCGTACACGCATAGATGCTTTTAGTGAGATGCTACTAAATAAACCGCTAAGATGGCAGTAA
- a CDS encoding 2-hydroxyacyl-CoA dehydratase translates to MINSFTMLPKPTATYCLGIDIGSISTEIVAVDTDTGHISFSHIFSSSPSAENTADMAYQAILGLFHIKPQQIIASVATGFGRHSVSWVKNTISEISCHARGVLHFFPEAKTVIDIGGQDSKVICLANNGNVQNFVMNDRCAAGTGRFIETICRTLNDDLTQLNFAAANSINKVNINSTCAVFAESEVVSLIAKNINPGDIMAAVFYAIANRTLALIQRLDHSPLYVMSGGVALNQALVKQLTHLLGYTLNVCDNPQIVGALGAALIARDNLLNNNYSLKCNNQIKSQPTCSNQVIASPNTNKAIAKDSFIAVLCSCFPREILYALNLPNRIIAIQTQHQQLSLFNLHPQICSIASAQASQIENLHANRQLLGVIAVDSCDAKRRVYDAIALQQPQIFTVLSAMPLKNQVNDCHYLAESYRAIVDQLCAYFNISFSLNKLWQAINASNETRLLWQQLMLFRTSGALTINEAAMAELYTMALTMPPSSISLQLQGYLQQLKAKHSNKNIVSTKLRLAILGCCINNETLQQTFATSAEFVVTDHCSAMRPWQGYINVKCKDPFIALADYTLTHINCPRLIDKHKFLRNIIGQVLHAQADGIVVVNAKFCTVAYTNMHFISQEFEKLGLPTLELELSGNLTIDGQLQTRCDAWLERLNSIKNS, encoded by the coding sequence ATGATTAATAGTTTTACAATGCTGCCAAAACCTACTGCAACCTATTGTTTGGGCATTGATATTGGATCGATCTCAACAGAAATTGTTGCTGTTGATACTGATACTGGTCATATTTCCTTTAGTCATATTTTTTCAAGTAGTCCTAGTGCTGAAAATACTGCTGATATGGCCTATCAAGCAATATTAGGGTTATTTCATATTAAACCTCAGCAAATTATTGCTAGCGTAGCTACTGGATTTGGACGTCATAGTGTTAGTTGGGTGAAAAATACAATTTCTGAAATTTCTTGTCATGCTCGTGGGGTCTTGCATTTTTTTCCCGAAGCTAAAACAGTAATTGATATTGGTGGACAAGATAGCAAAGTTATTTGTCTTGCTAATAATGGTAATGTTCAAAATTTTGTTATGAATGATCGGTGTGCCGCTGGTACTGGTCGCTTTATTGAAACGATTTGTCGTACGCTTAATGATGATCTCACGCAATTAAACTTCGCCGCAGCTAATAGTATTAATAAAGTAAATATAAATTCTACCTGCGCGGTTTTTGCCGAGTCTGAAGTTGTAAGTCTTATTGCAAAAAATATTAACCCTGGTGATATAATGGCGGCAGTATTTTATGCTATTGCTAATCGTACTTTAGCATTAATACAACGGCTGGATCATTCTCCTTTATATGTTATGAGTGGCGGTGTTGCACTTAATCAGGCCCTAGTAAAACAACTTACACACTTGTTAGGATATACACTAAATGTATGTGATAATCCCCAAATAGTTGGGGCTCTTGGTGCTGCACTTATTGCACGTGATAATTTACTTAATAATAACTATTCACTTAAATGTAATAATCAAATAAAGTCTCAGCCAACATGTTCAAATCAAGTTATTGCTTCTCCAAATACTAATAAGGCTATTGCTAAGGATAGTTTTATTGCCGTACTTTGCAGTTGTTTTCCTCGTGAAATTTTATACGCTCTTAACCTACCAAATCGCATTATCGCTATTCAAACACAACACCAACAACTTTCACTATTTAATCTACATCCACAAATTTGCTCAATTGCATCTGCACAAGCAAGTCAAATTGAAAATCTACATGCTAACCGCCAATTACTCGGTGTTATCGCAGTTGACTCATGTGATGCCAAACGCCGTGTTTATGATGCTATTGCATTGCAACAACCCCAAATTTTCACGGTGTTAAGTGCAATGCCGTTAAAAAACCAGGTTAACGACTGCCACTATTTAGCTGAAAGCTATCGTGCAATTGTTGATCAACTCTGTGCATATTTTAATATATCGTTTTCTCTTAATAAATTATGGCAAGCTATTAATGCTAGCAATGAAACTAGACTCTTATGGCAACAACTTATGTTATTTCGTACATCTGGCGCTTTAACCATAAATGAAGCTGCTATGGCTGAACTATATACTATGGCATTAACCATGCCACCCTCATCGATCTCTTTACAATTGCAAGGTTATCTTCAACAGCTAAAAGCTAAGCATAGTAATAAAAATATTGTCTCAACAAAATTGCGACTCGCAATTTTAGGGTGTTGTATTAATAACGAAACGCTGCAGCAAACATTTGCTACGAGCGCTGAATTTGTCGTAACTGATCATTGCTCGGCAATGCGACCATGGCAAGGTTATATTAATGTTAAATGTAAAGACCCTTTTATTGCTTTAGCAGACTATACCCTAACTCATATTAACTGCCCGCGATTAATCGACAAGCATAAATTTTTACGCAATATTATAGGTCAAGTATTACATGCTCAAGCAGATGGGATAGTGGTAGTCAATGCAAAATTCTGTACGGTGGCTTATACAAATATGCATTTTATTTCGCAAGAATTTGAAAAACTCGGGCTACCGACTCTAGAACTTGAACTCTCAGGTAATTTAACTATTGACGGACAACTGCAAACACGCTGTGATGCATGGCTTGAGCGTTTGAATTCAATAAAAAATAGCTAG